CAGCGGGAGCAGCTCTTCGTGGCTTTCGCAGGTGAAGAACACTTTGCTGATCCCTTCAGGCTCAAGCAAACCTGGCTCATACAGGGTGTAGTTGAACACCGCTTCCTTGAAGAAGCGCATCTCATCCGGGCGATGACGGTTCATAAACCAGTCGTCGTTGCGGTAGACGTTGGTGACGATATTCGGGTTGCTGTGCACCACGCCAAACAGATCGGCGGCGATATCGCGGTCGAGGTTATGGGTGAAGATCAGGTTACCGTCGGTGTCGTGTACGCGCGCACCGTTGGAGGTGATCATGTACGCTTTGATGTCCAGATTATCGCGGATCTGCCCCACATCCACGTGGTGGCGGCCCGTCGCGAAAACGAAGTTCACGCCACGAGCAGTCAGGAGTTTTAAGGTTTCTTTCGCGTAAGGCGACAGGGTGTGATCGGGGGAAAGCAGCGTGCCATCTAAATCAGATGCGACAACCTGGTACATAGGAAAATTTAACCTCAATAGGAAATCAGTTATGCCTGTCGAAAAACTCGACGATGGCGTTGAGCGCGACTGAGCGCATGGTGTCCTTTTCAAAAAGGATCTCATGGTACGCGCCCTTTATAACCAGCGGTTTTTCCCCTTCACAGGGATGCCCGGCGGCGGCGCGCAATTCACAAAAACGGTCGTGCATGCGGTTATCCACCACACGCTCTTCTTCGGCCTGAATCAGTAACGTCGGGGTGGCGTCTTTATTGACACCGGCCAGCGCAGACTCACCTGCGCGGATGCCCTCGCGTACCCAGTGGTACGTCGGCCCACCGACGCGCAGGCGCGGTTCATCGGCGTAAAAGCGCAGGTTGCGGCGATACCGCTGTCGGCTGTGCGTCAGCACGTTCATGGCAAACGGCAGCGCGCGCCAGCGACCGGTGCCTATCGCGTAGCCTTCACGAATGCGCTGATGGCCCTCAGCCCAGTCGAGAATATGGCGCACCATCCAGTCCGGGAAGCGCATCACGATGCCAAACATCGGCGCGGTGAGCGCAATAGCATCGCACTGATGCGGATGACGTTGTAAAAACAGCGTCGCAATCGCCCCGCCCATCGAATGCGCCAGGATATAGCGCTTACGCCACGGACCCGGCTGCACTTCCTGCTCCCAGAACGCGGCGAGATCGTCGACATAATCGCTGAAATTCACCACATGTCCACGGTGCGTGTCCGATAACAACCGCCCGGATCGCCCTTGTCCACGATGGTCGATAATCAAAACATCAAAACCAAGATGGAAAAGGTCGTAGGCCAGTTCAGCGTATTTGACGTAACTTTCGATACGACCGGGACAAACCACGATCACGCGGTCGTTTTTGACATCCCGAAAACGCACAAAGCGCACCGGAACATTATCCACGCCGGTAATTTCGGCTTCTTCGCGCTGACGCCAGAAATCGGTCAGCGGCCCCATGGAGAAAGCAGCAAATGCGTTCTCGCGTGTTTCCCAGTCCTTTTTCTGCTGAAACATCGGGTTTCCACCCCTGTAAGCCAAGGAATATCGTTTTTTCAGGACGCATCGCACAACGACGCGACAATAGCGTATTGTGGCATAAAAATAGACGATTCGGGAGTTTCAAATGACCTTCGAGTGGTGGTTCGCTTACCTGCTGACATCCATCATCCTGAGCCTTTCCCCTGGCTCTGGCGCGATCAATACCATGACCACGTCCATTAACCACGGCTATCGCGGCGCAGTGGCGTCCATTGCCGGATTGCAGACCGGACTGGGGATTCATATCGTGCTGGTCGGGATTGGCCTCGGCACATTGTTCTCGCGTTCGGTGCTAGCCTTTGAAGTGCTGAAATGGGCGGGTGCGGCGTATCTGATTTGGCTGGGCATTCAGCAATGGCGCGCGGCAGGCTCGATTGACCTGAACACCCTTGCCCACACCCAAACGCGTGGCCACCTGTTTAAACGCGCGGTGTTTGTAAATCTGACCAACCCGAAAAGTATCGTGTTTCTCGCCGCACTCTTCCCGCAATTTATCGTTCCGCATCAGCCACAGGTGATGCAGTACGTGGTGCTGGGCGCGACGACCATTATTGTCGATATTATTGTGATGATTGGTTACGCGACGCTAGCGCAGCGGATTGCGGCGTGGATTAAAGGGCCTAAGCAGATGAAGGCGCTGAATAAAGTGTTTGGGTCGTTGTTTATGCTGGTGGGGGCGTTGCTGGCTTCGGCGAGACATGCATAGGTGAGAAAAGCCGGATAAGGTGCACGCACCTTATCCGGCCTACAGCGACTTAACGCGAAATAATCAGATGAATACCGAAGCCTGCGAACAGCGCGCCAGCAAAGCCGTCGATCCATTTCGCCAGACGCTGATAGCCGCGGCGCATGGACGGTAAGGCGAACAGGCTTGCCACAACAGTGAACCAGGCGAAGGTTTCGACGACGATCAGCAGGAAAATCCCCCAGCGCGCACCCGCGCCAACATCATCGCCAACGAACAGGGAAAACACAGAGCCGAAGTAAATAATCGCTTTCGGGTTCGCGAGGTTGGTCAGTAAGCCGCGCACAAAGCTGCGTCCACCGGTTGCCAGCTCCACTTTCGGTTCAGGCGCAGCAACGCCCTCTTCTTTCTTCAGTGCACCGCGCAGCATCTGGTAGCCCATCCAGCACAGATACAGGCCACCGCCGACCATAATGATGTTATGCAGCCAGGCCATTTTCGCGAGGATCAGGTTCAGGCCGAGCAGCGCTACGGCGGCCCAGACCATCACGCCCATAGTGATCCCGAGCACGCCCATCATCGCCTCTTTGCGGGAGCGGCTGACGGCAGTCTGCGAAACGAAGAAAAAGTCAGGGCCAGGGCTCATCAGCGCAACGATGTGCACCAACGCCACAGTGAGGAATAGCATCAACATAATTAACTCGCGGAAGAATAGTTCAGTGAGTCACCATCCTGGCACTTTTTAGCCGGGCTGACTACTCCTCATCGTCACCATCAGCGTGCGAGCGAATCAGCGCCATAAACTCTTTGCCGAAGCGTTCGAGTTTGCGCGTGCCAACACCGTTGACGCTGAGCATTTCACCGGCGCTGAGCGGCATCTGCTCGGCCATTTCAATCAGCGTCGCATCGTTAAACACCACATACGGCGGGATGTTCTCTTCGTCGGCAATCGCCTTACGCAGCTTACGCAGTTTGGCAAACAGCTTGCGGTCGTAGTTGCCGCCGTAGGATTTCTGCGCCACGCGCGGTTTCAGGGCAATCACGCGCGGAACGGCAAGCTGGAGTTCTGACTCGCCGCGCAGCACTGGACGCGCCGCTTCCGTGAGCTGTAGCGCAGAGTGCTGGGCGATATTTTGCGTGGCAAAGCCGAGGTGAATTAGCTGGCGGATAATGCTGACCCAGTGTTCGTGGCTCTGTTCGCGACCAATGCCGTAAACCGGCAGCTTATCGTGGCCCATCTCGCGGATACGCTGGTTATTTGCGCCGCGCAGCACTTCCACGACATAGCCCATACCGAAGCGCTGATTTACGCGGTATATAGTTGAGAGCGCCTTACGCGCGTCCATCAGCCCATCATATTGCTTCGGCGGGTCGAGACAGACATCGCAGTTTCCGCACGGCTCCTGACGCCCCTCACCAAAGTAGTTGAGCAGCACCAGACGACGGCAGGTTTGCGCCTCGGCAAACGCCCCCATCGCATTGAGCTTGTGGCGTTCGATGTCCAGCAGCTGCCCCTGCGGTTTTTCTTCCAGACAGCGGCGCAGCCACGCCATATCCGCCGGATCGTAAAACAGCATCGCTTCAGCAGGCAGACCGTCGCGCCCGGCGCGGCCCGTCTCCTGATAGTAAGATTCGATATTGCGCGGGATGTCGAAATGCACCACAAAGCGCACGTTCGGCTTGTTAATCCCCATCCCGAAGGCGACGGTGGCGACCACGATTTGCAGATCGTCGCGCTGGAATTTCTCCTGCACATCCGCGCGGATGTGGTTTTCAAGACCGGCGTGATAGGCCGCGGCGCTAAAGCCACGGTTTTGCAGTCGCGCGGCGGTGTCTTCCACTTTTGCACGGCTGTTACAGTAAATAATGCCGGATTTGCCGCGCTGCTCCTGCACGTAGCGCAGAAGCTGGTCCGTCGGCTTGAATTTTTCCATCAGCATGTAGCGGATGTTCGGGCGATCGAAGCTGCTAACCTGAATGAACGGATCGTTCAGCCCAAGCAGGCGAACAATGTCCAGACGGGTGGTGTCATCCGCCGTGGCGGTGAGCGCCATAAACGGCAGCGCCGGAAAACGCTGACGCAACTGGCCGAGCGCGGCATATTCCGGGCGGAAATCGTGCCCCCACTGAGAGATGCAGTGCGCTTCATCAACCGCCAGCAGCACCGGATTCCAGTGCGCCAAATGTTCGAGGAAGTTATCCAGCATCAGGCGTTCAGGGGCGATGTACAGCAGGCGAATCTGCCCGGTACGACAACCGGCCATCACTTCCTGCTGCTGTTCGCGGGTTTGCGTGGAATTGATACAGGCGGCGGCAACGCCGTTTGCCAGCAGTTGATCCACCTGGTCTTTCATCAGGGAAATAAGTGGTGAAACCACCACCGTCAGACCGTTCAGAACCAGCGCGGGAACCTGATAGCACAGGGATTTTCCGCCGCCTGTCGGCATGACCACCAGACAATCACGGCCTTCCAGCACAGTTTCAATGATGGTTTCCTGGCCAGGGCGGAACTGCTGATAGCCAAAGGTTTCCTGCAAAACCTGTTTAGCCAGCGATTCCTGATTCATTACTTCCGCCTGCGCCACGTTAACCCCATTTGCCAGATATAAAACATTGAACGAACAAAAACTCAGCCCGAAGGTAGAGCATGATAAACGCCAGGCGGGATAATTTCGACTCAGTTCTTGATTAATTTCGTTATCATTTCATCCGCACTAATTGCATAGCAAATAGTTGCCAGGAGGTTTTTCATTGCCGACTCTTTATCCACATTTATTAAATGGATTTATATGAGTTGGAATCCCAACGCTGCATCAAACTACGCCCGGCAAAATGCCATGTCATCATCACACAGCCTTTGTGCAACCTACGTTCGCCACGCCCTCCATGCGGGCGGCGTCGACATAAGCGGCATTCAAGACGCAAAGGATTATGGCCCTGCGCTTGAGAGAAACGGATTTATTGTGCTGGGTTCCGGACAAACGCTTAAGGCTGGCGATGTCATCGTTATCCAGCCTTACCCTGGCGGAAACAGCTCCGGACATATCGCTATTTATGACGGTAACAATTGGTACTCCGATTTCAGACAGCGGGATATCTGGGCTGGGCCAGGCTATCGAGCCTCAAAACCTCCCCAAAAAATTTACAGGAGAAATTAATGTTAAAAGGACTTTTCGTTGCCTTGCTATCCGTGATGCTCACGAGTTGTGCGACACACTCGGATGACACGGCGGAAAAAACGACGCTGGCGTTTTATCAACAATACTTACAGGCATTTGCGGATTTCGATCCTGCCAATGCTGAGCAATCGCCACTGGCAAATAATTCGCCTCTAATTAAACGCTATGTGGCCTCTGACACCGCATCACGCCTCGCGGAAATTGATGGTATCTATGAACAGGAAATTGTGGGGGCTGACTACTTTACCTACTGTCAGGATTACGCCCCTGAATGGGTGAAAGCGTTGCTCGTGGGTAAAGCATCAATGCAGTTTGGCGGCGCTAAAGTCCCTGTGAGCATCGGCATTGTTGGCGATAAGTATTTGCAACTGATGGTTTATCTGAAGCGCGAGGACAATAAGTGGAAAATCTATCGGGTAAGGAATGTCACGGATAATGTCGAGCAGTATATCTTTGATGATATTGCGATAAAAAATGCGAAAGCCTACGCAAAGGACAATCCAGGACCTCAATAATCAAACGGTAAAACAGGCGCTGAATCATAGGTTTCAGCGCCCATATTTTTGGACTAGAAAAGATCGTTCAGCATCACGCCCACGCCAACGCGTGTTTGATTGAAGTTGTAGTCGATCAGCGACTCGCCGTAACCGCTGTACACCTGCGTATAGATGCGCACATGTTTGGTCATCGGGTAGCTTAAGCCCAGTTCTGCACCGCCGTAGCCAGTGTTCCAGTTGTATTGACCTTTGGCGCTCAGCACTGCGTCGCCAAGCTGATAACCAATTTTCAGCTGATAGTAGCCCATGTATTTGGTGATATCCGGGTTGTCATCCGTATCGCCAATCACGTACCACGGTTTCACTTCCACCATCCAGTTGCCGTTTTGCGCCATCAGACGGGTGTAAAGGCGGTTCCAGCTGCGCGATGTCGGGTCTGAGCGACCGTTGGAGTCATGGTTGTAGCCAAACTCCACGTCACGCAGCGTCCAGCCGGCGAACTCGTCGTCGGTGGCAAAGCCCAGGAACAACTGCGGCTCATAGTTGGTTTCACGGAACGGGGAGGATTCACCGCTATTTGAAAGCTGCCACCAGGATTTCTGCGTGTAAGAACCGCCTAAAACGGAGTTCGGCCCCAGAATGCCGCGCCAGAACGGGAACGCCAGGCTGAGCTGGAATTTCACTTCGTCTTTGCGCGCATTATCGGACCAGTTGTAGGAGCTGATCGCTTCTTTGTTGAGGTCGCTGGTCTGGGTGTAAATCACATAGTTGGTGTCGTACGGGTAGAGCGTGAACGGGTTATCGTGCTCCTGAAGCATGTTGGCGATAATGCTGCCGCGAACGGCGGGCTTATCGTGCACCTCTTTGAGCGTCGCTTCCTGCGCAAATGCTGTGAGGGGCAGCGCAACCGCCGCCAGTAACCAACCCAGATACGTCCGCATCGGTGGTGTTCTCCTGCAAAATAGAAATGATGTGAATAGTTATGTGCGGAACATTCTACCTATTTCTCAATTAACTTCCCCTCCTCGTTTCTGAAAGTGGAAATCCTTATCCTTGAAGCATAAAATCAACATTTTATTAACAACGAAGGATGCGACTGTTCATGTCAGCCACGCTTACCGCTGAAGAAGCTTTGAAACTGGTGGGGGAGATTTTTGTCTACCACATGCCCTTTAACCGCGCACTGGGGCTGGAGCTGGAGCGTTACGAGAAAGGGTTCGCTCAGTTGAGTTTTAACAATCAGCCGATGATGGTCGGAAACTGGGCGCAAAGTATTTTGCACGGCGGGGTGATTGCCTCCGCGCTGGATGTTGCCGCCGGGCTGGTCTGCGTGGGC
Above is a window of Lelliottia jeotgali DNA encoding:
- a CDS encoding threonine transporter, translated to MGVLGITMGVMVWAAVALLGLNLILAKMAWLHNIIMVGGGLYLCWMGYQMLRGALKKEEGVAAPEPKVELATGGRSFVRGLLTNLANPKAIIYFGSVFSLFVGDDVGAGARWGIFLLIVVETFAWFTVVASLFALPSMRRGYQRLAKWIDGFAGALFAGFGIHLIISR
- a CDS encoding protein PaaI (possibly involved in aromatic compounds catabolism), encoding MSATLTAEEALKLVGEIFVYHMPFNRALGLELERYEKGFAQLSFNNQPMMVGNWAQSILHGGVIASALDVAAGLVCVGSTLARHDTINEDELRQRLSRMGTIDLRVDYLRPGRGNRFTATSSLLRAGNKVAVARVELHNEEQVYIASATATYMVG
- a CDS encoding ATP-dependent DNA helicase RecQ yields the protein MNQESLAKQVLQETFGYQQFRPGQETIIETVLEGRDCLVVMPTGGGKSLCYQVPALVLNGLTVVVSPLISLMKDQVDQLLANGVAAACINSTQTREQQQEVMAGCRTGQIRLLYIAPERLMLDNFLEHLAHWNPVLLAVDEAHCISQWGHDFRPEYAALGQLRQRFPALPFMALTATADDTTRLDIVRLLGLNDPFIQVSSFDRPNIRYMLMEKFKPTDQLLRYVQEQRGKSGIIYCNSRAKVEDTAARLQNRGFSAAAYHAGLENHIRADVQEKFQRDDLQIVVATVAFGMGINKPNVRFVVHFDIPRNIESYYQETGRAGRDGLPAEAMLFYDPADMAWLRRCLEEKPQGQLLDIERHKLNAMGAFAEAQTCRRLVLLNYFGEGRQEPCGNCDVCLDPPKQYDGLMDARKALSTIYRVNQRFGMGYVVEVLRGANNQRIREMGHDKLPVYGIGREQSHEHWVSIIRQLIHLGFATQNIAQHSALQLTEAARPVLRGESELQLAVPRVIALKPRVAQKSYGGNYDRKLFAKLRKLRKAIADEENIPPYVVFNDATLIEMAEQMPLSAGEMLSVNGVGTRKLERFGKEFMALIRSHADGDDEE
- a CDS encoding HMP-PP hydrolase (pyridoxal phosphatase) Cof, coding for MYQVVASDLDGTLLSPDHTLSPYAKETLKLLTARGVNFVFATGRHHVDVGQIRDNLDIKAYMITSNGARVHDTDGNLIFTHNLDRDIAADLFGVVHSNPNIVTNVYRNDDWFMNRHRPDEMRFFKEAVFNYTLYEPGLLEPEGISKVFFTCESHEELLPLEQAINARWGDRVNVSFSTLTCLEVMAGGVSKGHALEAVAKRMGYELKDCIAFGDGMNDAEMLSMAGKGCIMENAHQRLKDMHPELEVIGTNGDNAVPNYLRKLFLE
- a CDS encoding Homoserine-homoserine lactone efflux protein produces the protein MTFEWWFAYLLTSIILSLSPGSGAINTMTTSINHGYRGAVASIAGLQTGLGIHIVLVGIGLGTLFSRSVLAFEVLKWAGAAYLIWLGIQQWRAAGSIDLNTLAHTQTRGHLFKRAVFVNLTNPKSIVFLAALFPQFIVPHQPQVMQYVVLGATTIIVDIIVMIGYATLAQRIAAWIKGPKQMKALNKVFGSLFMLVGALLASARHA
- a CDS encoding Phospholipase A1 precursor; amino-acid sequence: MRTYLGWLLAAVALPLTAFAQEATLKEVHDKPAVRGSIIANMLQEHDNPFTLYPYDTNYVIYTQTSDLNKEAISSYNWSDNARKDEVKFQLSLAFPFWRGILGPNSVLGGSYTQKSWWQLSNSGESSPFRETNYEPQLFLGFATDDEFAGWTLRDVEFGYNHDSNGRSDPTSRSWNRLYTRLMAQNGNWMVEVKPWYVIGDTDDNPDITKYMGYYQLKIGYQLGDAVLSAKGQYNWNTGYGGAELGLSYPMTKHVRIYTQVYSGYGESLIDYNFNQTRVGVGVMLNDLF
- a CDS encoding Lysophospholipase L2; its protein translation is MFQQKKDWETRENAFAAFSMGPLTDFWRQREEAEITGVDNVPVRFVRFRDVKNDRVIVVCPGRIESYVKYAELAYDLFHLGFDVLIIDHRGQGRSGRLLSDTHRGHVVNFSDYVDDLAAFWEQEVQPGPWRKRYILAHSMGGAIATLFLQRHPHQCDAIALTAPMFGIVMRFPDWMVRHILDWAEGHQRIREGYAIGTGRWRALPFAMNVLTHSRQRYRRNLRFYADEPRLRVGGPTYHWVREGIRAGESALAGVNKDATPTLLIQAEEERVVDNRMHDRFCELRAAAGHPCEGEKPLVIKGAYHEILFEKDTMRSVALNAIVEFFDRHN